Genomic DNA from Acuticoccus sp. MNP-M23:
TTTTTCCGGCTTCACGCTGCCGCAATTTGAGACGGCGGGGCATGACGGAATTGTTTACGGCCCGTTCGCCGGCGTTGCGCTGGAGGCGCAAAACTACCCCGATACGGTGAACAATCCGAGCTTCGGCAACATCATCGCGACGCCTGACAAACCCTACCGGCAGACCACCAGCGTCACGATTGTTCCGGCCGCCACGCGTTGAATAACAAGGGGCGACGGTCTAGGTGCTAGGGCAACTGGAATTAGTCTGGAGAATTAAATGGACCTTCACCAAAATCTCATCGGCGGCGAGTGGACCGAAGGGCCCGACGCTTCGGACAACATCAACCCGTCCAACACCGACGATGTGGTCGGCCGCTACACCAAGGCAGACGCAGCGCAGACGCTGAAGGCCATTGAAGCGGCCAAGGCCGCGTCCCACGCCTGGGCCCGCTCCAACCCGTCGCAGCGCCACGCGGTCCTCTCCGCTGCGGCCAAAGAGATCTTCGCCCGCAAGGAAGAGCTTGGCGACCTTCTGGCCCGCGAAGAAGGCAAGACGCTGGCCGAAGGCATCGGCGAAGCCGGCCGCGCCGGGCAGATCTTCGACTTCTTCGCCGGCGAGACCATGCGCCTTGCAGGCGACACGCTCCCCTCGATCCGCCCCGGTGTCGAGATCGACATCACGCGCGAGCCGATGGGCGTCGTCGGCATCATCACGCCGTGGAACTTCCCCATCGCCATTCCGGCGTGGAAGATTGCGCCGGCGCTCTGCTACGGCAACACCGTCGTCTTCAAGCCGGCCGACCTCGTTCCGGGCTGCGCCTGGGCCATCGCCGACATCCTGAAGCGCGCCGGCCTGCCGGACGGTGTCCTCAACCTCGTCATGGGCCGCGGTTCGGTCGTCGGCGAAGCGATGCTGGACAGCAAGGACATTGACGCGATCTCCTTCACCGGCTCGGTTGCCACCGGCAAGCACGTGGCGGCCAAGTGCGCCGAGCACATGCGCAAGTGCCAGCTTGAGATGGGCGGCAAGAACCCCCTCATCGTGCTCGACGATGCCAACCTCGACATCGCGGTCGACTGCGCCGTCAACGGTGCATACTTCTCCACCGGCCAGCGTTGCACCGCCTCCTCGCGCCTGATCGTGACCGAAGGCATTCACGACAAGTTCGTGGCCGCAACCATCGAGAAGCTGAAGTCGCTCTCCATCGATGACGCGCGCAAGAAGGGCACGCACATCGGCCCCGTGGTCGACCAGAAGCAGCTCGAAACCGATCTCAAATACATCGACATCGGCAAGAACGAGGACAACGCCAACCTCGCCTGGGGTGGTGACATCCTCAACCGCGAGACGCCGGGCTTCTACCTCCAGCCGGCGCTGTTCACCGAGACGACGAATTCCATGCGGATCAACCGCGAAGAAATCTTCGGCCCGGTCGCGACCGTGCTGAAGGCGAAGGACTATGACGAGGCGCTGGCCCTTGCCAACGACACCCCGTTCGGTCTGTCGTCGGGCATCTGCACCACTAGCCTCAAATATGCGTCCGACTTCAAGCGCAATGCCGAGGCCGGCATGGTGATGGTGAACCTCGCCACCGCAGGCGTCGATCCGCACGTGCCGTTCGGTGGCCGCAAGGGCTCCTCCTACGGCCCGCGCGAACAGGGCCGGTACGCGGCGGAGTTCTACACCACCGTCAAGACCGCCTACACGCTGCCGTGATGGTGGATGCCGAACGCCTTTCCGCGGCGTTTCGCGGCGAGGGGCGGCTCGAGGCTCTCGAGTCCCCGCCCCAGACCGTGGACGCTGCCTATGCGTTGCAGGACGCCGTGCGCGAGGCGATCGGCAAGCCCATTGTCGGCTGGAAGGTGGCGCAGACCACGGCCAGGGCGCAGGCCGCAGCCGGGATCGAAGCGCCCACGGTCGCCCCTCTTCTGGAGGGGATGATCGTGCCCGCCGACACCGTGTTTCCCTCCGGCCGTTTCTATCGGCCGGAGGTGGAGGCGGAAATTGCGCTGGAACTGCGCCGCGCAATTACCGCCCCGCTTTCCGGCGGCGATCTTGTGGACCGGCTCGCCGGTGTCCGCCTTGCCATCGAGGTGGCCGACAGCCGCTATACGGACAAGCCGTCCATGGGCGCGAAGGCCGTGATTGCGGACATGAACTCCTGCGGTGCGCTTGTGGTCGGCCCGTTGCTGGACCTCGGCGAATTTTCCGGCGCCGCCGAAGGCGACGTCCTGATGCGCCTTGGCGATGGCACCACCGTCCCGGCCCTTCCGGCCGACATGCGCCCCAAGCCCATCGAAGTCCTGGAATTTCTGGTGCGCTTCGTCATCGACCGCGGGCACACCCTGCCCGCCGGCTGCATCATCAC
This window encodes:
- a CDS encoding aldehyde dehydrogenase family protein, producing the protein MDLHQNLIGGEWTEGPDASDNINPSNTDDVVGRYTKADAAQTLKAIEAAKAASHAWARSNPSQRHAVLSAAAKEIFARKEELGDLLAREEGKTLAEGIGEAGRAGQIFDFFAGETMRLAGDTLPSIRPGVEIDITREPMGVVGIITPWNFPIAIPAWKIAPALCYGNTVVFKPADLVPGCAWAIADILKRAGLPDGVLNLVMGRGSVVGEAMLDSKDIDAISFTGSVATGKHVAAKCAEHMRKCQLEMGGKNPLIVLDDANLDIAVDCAVNGAYFSTGQRCTASSRLIVTEGIHDKFVAATIEKLKSLSIDDARKKGTHIGPVVDQKQLETDLKYIDIGKNEDNANLAWGGDILNRETPGFYLQPALFTETTNSMRINREEIFGPVATVLKAKDYDEALALANDTPFGLSSGICTTSLKYASDFKRNAEAGMVMVNLATAGVDPHVPFGGRKGSSYGPREQGRYAAEFYTTVKTAYTLP
- a CDS encoding fumarylacetoacetate hydrolase family protein, giving the protein MVDAERLSAAFRGEGRLEALESPPQTVDAAYALQDAVREAIGKPIVGWKVAQTTARAQAAAGIEAPTVAPLLEGMIVPADTVFPSGRFYRPEVEAEIALELRRAITAPLSGGDLVDRLAGVRLAIEVADSRYTDKPSMGAKAVIADMNSCGALVVGPLLDLGEFSGAAEGDVLMRLGDGTTVPALPADMRPKPIEVLEFLVRFVIDRGHTLPAGCIITTGTHTAPTVSGPGVITADFRTTGKVNARLSAAHG